A window from Macaca nemestrina isolate mMacNem1 chromosome 8, mMacNem.hap1, whole genome shotgun sequence encodes these proteins:
- the LOC105482249 gene encoding prothymosin alpha-like, with amino-acid sequence MSDAAVDTSSEITTKDLKEKKEVVEEAENGRDAPANGNANEENGEQEADNEVDEEEEGGEEEEEEEEGDGEEEDGDEDEEAESATGKRAAEDDEDDDVDTKKQKTDEDD; translated from the coding sequence ATGTCAGACGCAGCCGTAGACACCAGCTCCGAAATCACCACCAAGGACttaaaggagaagaaggaagttGTGGAAGAGGCAGAAAATGGGAGAGACGCCCCTGCTAACGGGAATGCTAATGAGGAAAATGGGGAGCAAGAGGCTGACAATGAGGTAGATGAAGAGGAAGaaggtggggaggaagaggaggaggaagaagaaggtgaTGGTGAGGAAGAGGATggagatgaagatgaggaagctgagtcAGCTACGGGCAAGCGGGCAgctgaagatgatgaggatgacgATGTTGATACCAAGAAGCAGAAGACCGACGAGGATGACTAG